The following proteins are encoded in a genomic region of Nitrospirota bacterium:
- a CDS encoding deaminase, with protein sequence MATPSRSHQKRPGWDEYFINIAKAVSLRATCLRRKYGAVVTKDNIIVSTGYNGAPRGMTDCLEAGDCRRKELMVPHGERYELCHSVHAEANAIVRASMDELEGATIYIAGSDGDAGECDSAPCMMCKRLILNARIGRVVYADGNGGFSALRPEQWLEGRV encoded by the coding sequence ATGGCCACGCCTTCCCGCTCACACCAGAAGCGGCCGGGATGGGACGAGTATTTCATCAACATCGCCAAAGCCGTCTCGCTCAGGGCCACCTGTCTCAGGCGCAAGTACGGGGCGGTCGTCACGAAGGACAACATCATCGTGAGCACCGGCTACAACGGGGCGCCCCGGGGCATGACGGACTGTCTGGAGGCGGGCGATTGCAGGCGCAAGGAGCTGATGGTCCCCCACGGGGAGCGCTACGAGCTCTGCCACAGCGTGCACGCCGAGGCCAACGCCATCGTCCGGGCCTCCATGGACGAGCTGGAAGGGGCCACCATCTACATCGCGGGCTCCGACGGCGATGCCGGGGAGTGCGACTCCGCCCCCTGCATGATGTGCAAGCGCCTGATACTGAACGCGCGCATCGGCCGGGTGGTCTACGCCGACGGAAACGGCGGCTTCTCGGCGCTCCGCCCCGAGCAGTGGCTCGAGGGCCGCGTATGA